The Ornithinimicrobium sufpigmenti genome includes the window GCCGAAGGTGTAGGAGAACAGCCCCTGGTGCCCCTGGATCTGGCCCTCGATGGCCTTGGCGTACGGGTCGAGCAGCAGCTTGTTCGGGTTGAACCGGTGCCCCTCGTCGGGTTCGTACGGGCCGTGCACCCGGTAGCCGTAGCGCTGGCTGGGCTGGCACGCCGGCAGGTAGGCGTGCCAGACGTAGGCGTCGACCTCGGTCAGCGGGATCCGGGTCTCCTGGCCGTCGTCGTCGATGAGGCACAGGTCCACTCCGGTGGCGTTCTCGGAGAAGACGGCGAAGTTCGTGCCGGTGCCGTCAAAGGTGGCGCCAAGGGGATAGGGGGAGCCGGGCCAAACATCCATGCGTGGGACTTTCAGGTGGGGGACAGGGGGTCGAATGACCCCGTCGTCGGCAACGGTCCATGATACGTCCCTTTCTCCGGTATGCCGCTCCGGTTCGCCTGCCCAGGCCCGCCCGCTACCGTGATCCGGGTGGCGAGTGCACCGGGGGTGAAGGAGCGTCTGCGGCGGCTGCTCGCGCCGGTCCCGGGAGCGCTCCCCGCCGCGCGTCTGGTCGCCGAGACCGCGTCGGTGGCCTTCCGCTACCGGGCGACGGGGCTGGCCGCGGAGGCGGCGTTCTTCCTGCTGCTGTCGCTGCCGCCCCTGCTCCTGGGCCTGGTGGCCGGCGCCGGGTTCTCCTCCCGGTGGCTGGGGGAGGGGACGCTGACCCAGATGCAGGAGGCGGTGGAGACCTGGTCGCTGCGGTTCCTCACGCCGGAGACGGTCGAGGAGGTCATCATGCCGACGCTGCAGCAGACGCTGAGCGCCGGACGGGTCGACGTCCTGTCGGTCAGCTTCGTCGTAGCGCTCTGGTCGGGCTCGCGCGCGTTGAACATCGTCATCGAGGCCATCGCGATCATGTACGGGCAGGGCGGTGACCGCGGCCCGGTGCGGGCCCGGCTGCTCTCCCTGTCCACATACCTGCTGGCGATCCTGGTGATGGGTCTGACGCTGCCCCTGCTGCTGATCGGGCCGGGATACCTGCGCAGCTGGCTGCCGACGCAGGTCGAGCCGCTGATCGGGCTCTACTGGCCGCTGGTGGCGGTGGTGGGCATCCTGAGCCTGACCGGGTTGTTCCACGTCGCCACACCGGACCGGTCCCCCTACTTCCGCGACCTGCCCGGCGCCTTGCTGACCGTGGTGATCTGGGTGGTCAGCTCGACCCTGATCCGGGTCTGGGCCGAGGTGGCCGTCGGGGGTGTCTCCGTCTTCGGCCCGCTGACCGCGCCGATCGTGCTGATGATCTACCTCTACTTCCTGGCCCTGGCCGTTCTCATCGGCGCCGCCCTGAACGCCGCGATCCGCCGCCTGTGGCCGCCGCCGGAGTATCGCGGACCGCGGGCGCGGGTCAACGAGTGGCGGGACGGGCGCCGCGACCGCGACGGGTCCGACCAGCGACGGGGTGGCGCGCACGTGTGGACCGGGGACGAGCAGGACGACGAGGGGCTGGAGCGGGCGGACGTGGACTGGAGGCGAGAGGACGAGGACCGGAGGCGAGAGGACGAACTGCCCGGTCCTCGCTGAGGGACACGCGGATTTGGCCCCGCCCGCACGGTCGGCTAATGTGTCATCTCGCGCCGCTGGTGACAGCGGAGCGACTTGCGGATGTAGCTCAGTTGGTAGAGCGCAACCTTGCCAAGGTTGAGGTCGCCGGTTCGAGGCCGGTCATCCGCTCGGAGGCACATCCACCTTGATGCCTCATGGTGGCGTGGCCGAGAGGCGAGGCAACGGCCTGCAAAGCCGTCTACACGGGTTCAAATCCCGTCGCCACCTCGCAACTCAGCAACGCACAGTTGTTCCGGGCGATTGGCGCAGCGGTAGCGCGCTTCCTTGACACGGAAGAGGTCACTGGTTCGATCCCAGTATCGCCCACCAGTTCGACAGGGCCTTGACCAGCGGAAATGCCGGTCAAGGCCTCTTGTTTTCCCCTCCCGTGGGGAATACGTGGGGAATCAAGTTGGGCGAGCGGGTGCCGGCAACACTGCGCGGGATAACCGGTCGCAGCCGGCGACCCCACCTCTCTGCCGCGTCCAGAATTTCGTGGACCCGGGGCGCGGTCGAGGTGCGCATGAGGGGGTATGACTACCACCACCCGAACCGAGACCAGTGCCCCCCGCCGGTACGAGACCTTGGCGGCAGCCGCTGACCGCACCGGCATCAGTACCAGGACCCTTCGACGACGAATCGCGGATGGCAGCCTGCCGGCGTACCGCACGGGCAGGCGGATCATCCGCGTCTCGCCCCAGGAGGTGGATCAGCTCATGGAACAGATGCCCTCCGGCGCGGAGTGGTCGTAGGGACGTTATCCACAGGCCGCCGCTAACGGGATCCATGAATTGGGGTCTGGCGCTACTGTGCCGAACGGGTGCAAGGTGAGACCCAGAGGACCCGCGACCTGCTTTTGGTCGGTGAGGGAAGGACGCGATGTGACGAGAACGCGATCCACGACGGTGAGCCTGACGGTAGCCACGATGCTGGTCTTGGCTGGGTGCAGCGACAACCCGGAGGGCCAGACGGGCACGCCCGCGCCGACCATCGACCCCGTCACGACGGCAGAGCCCGCCCCCACGGAGCCGGCTGCCACCACGCAGCCACCGGACGACCACCAGATCACGACCGCACCGCCTGAGCTATCGGCCGAGGAGCAGGACCAGGCCGACATCGAAGAGACACTGGTGCGGTACACCCGCGCCCTCGATGACGCCTTCAATGGGGATGCATCGGTGGAGGGGATCTACCCGTTCTCGCGGGACACCGCTCGCGAACAGTGGGTGACTCAGGTGATGTACTCCGAGACTCAGGGCTTCACATCCACGGGCCTCACCGAGCTCGAGATTGTCGAGGTCACCATCGACGGGGACACTGCCGCGGCAACCGCCTGCGCGGATGTCTCAGCCGTCGACGTGTTCGACGAGGACGGACAGTCGATCAACACCGAGGCCCGGCTGGATCAGACGCTCAACGACTTCATCCTGGAGCGAGACGACTCCGCCCAGGTGGGCTGGTACATCGTCGAGGACACGAACCGAGACGAGCCATGCGAGGGCTAACCCTCCTGTGGTGCGCCCTAGCCATGATCATGGGCACAGCCCTGATAACCCTCGCCGGCGCCCCGGCTCAGGCTGAACCGGAGTGCAAGCAACGCGATAGACGTAGCGGTCAGTGCATCATCTACGTTCCGCCGCCGCCGCCTGACTATCCCTCTCTTCCGGGGGAGGGGCCCGGGGACCCAGGCGAACCGGGTGATCCAGTCTGCGCCGATTACCTGACGGGTGAGGAGGTTCCGTGCATCGTCCATGACTGGTACTGGTCTTACGGGTGGGCTTGCTACACCAAGTACGCCGCGCCGCAGCCTGGCTGGACGGATCCGGTGTGGAACGGGCGTACGGATGGGGCGATCTTCTGGTGCTCGCGTGGTGTCACGTTGAGTGACCCGTTCCCGCCAGACACGATCCCGCGGTGGTCACTAGTTCCGCCGTGGGGGGCGCCGCCGGACCCGGCGGAGTTGGCTGCAGAGGCGGTGGAGTCGATGGACCTGCAGGCGATCGAGATCGGGATCGTCCCTGAGCAGGGCCCAGGCCGGGTGGGGTTGATCGGATTGCCGACGTGGATGTGGGTCCAGGACCTGGACGGTTCCACGTGGGGTCCGATCACCCGGACGGCCAGCAGCGGGCCGTGGTCGGTGAGCGCGACCGGGCAGGTGGACCGGATCGAGTGGGACATGGGGGATGGGACGGTCGTGGTCTGCACGACCCCAGGCACACCGTACGAGGACCGGTTCGAGGACCTGGACAGCCCGGACTGCGGCCACCGGTACCAGGAACAGGGCTACTACCCGGTCACGGCGACCTCGTACTGGGTCATCACCTGGGCCGGGATGGGCCAGTCGGGAACGATCGAGCTGGACCTGGTCCGTGAGGGCCAGATCGTGATGGGGGAGGCACAGGTGCTGAGCCAGTAGAGCCCGACAAGGGGCGGCACGCCCCGCTCGGGAAGGTGAGACCTGGAGCCACCAACCACAGTGATGGGGAGCAGGACATGGCCAAGAAGCAGGACACGGCGGACAGTCAGGGCGGCACCAGCGGGTCATCCCCGCCCGCTCTAGGAGCCCCCGGGATGTCGGTCGCTGCAGTCCCGGCGCCTCCGAAGCTGCGGCGCCGGCCGGTGATGGCCCTGGCTGGTCTTGGCCTGGTGGTGATGGGTGCCCTGCTGGTGGTCTGGGTCTACCTGTCCAGCACCGACACCACCAGCGCGGTCGCGGTGCGCGACACGGTGATGCGGGGCGAGACCATCACTGCCGCCGATCTGATGACGGTCCAGGTGACCGCAGATCCTGCGTTGCAGATCGTGCCGGCCGCCGACCTGGACGCTTTCATCGGTCAGCGCGCCGCCCGCGACCTGTCCGCCGGGACGTTGCTGACTCCTGCCGCGGCCGTGCAGGAGGTCCTGCCCG containing:
- a CDS encoding YihY/virulence factor BrkB family protein, producing MASAPGVKERLRRLLAPVPGALPAARLVAETASVAFRYRATGLAAEAAFFLLLSLPPLLLGLVAGAGFSSRWLGEGTLTQMQEAVETWSLRFLTPETVEEVIMPTLQQTLSAGRVDVLSVSFVVALWSGSRALNIVIEAIAIMYGQGGDRGPVRARLLSLSTYLLAILVMGLTLPLLLIGPGYLRSWLPTQVEPLIGLYWPLVAVVGILSLTGLFHVATPDRSPYFRDLPGALLTVVIWVVSSTLIRVWAEVAVGGVSVFGPLTAPIVLMIYLYFLALAVLIGAALNAAIRRLWPPPEYRGPRARVNEWRDGRRDRDGSDQRRGGAHVWTGDEQDDEGLERADVDWRREDEDRRREDELPGPR
- a CDS encoding excisionase family DNA-binding protein, which translates into the protein MTTTTRTETSAPRRYETLAAAADRTGISTRTLRRRIADGSLPAYRTGRRIIRVSPQEVDQLMEQMPSGAEWS
- a CDS encoding SAF domain-containing protein, giving the protein MAKKQDTADSQGGTSGSSPPALGAPGMSVAAVPAPPKLRRRPVMALAGLGLVVMGALLVVWVYLSSTDTTSAVAVRDTVMRGETITAADLMTVQVTADPALQIVPAADLDAFIGQRAARDLSAGTLLTPAAAVQEVLPGAGESVVGLALTAELMPGEPLVVGDRVRVVATPGQAGDPATFESADTVFPANVVGVSASVESARTVVSVLVAEQDAAQIARWASTGRAALVLDSREGD